AATTGTACCATCCGCTGTCGCCGGAAAGCGAAAGAGGGTGGGCGCAGAACGCGGCGTTCACGAAGTTGCAGCCGATCGGCATGCCGCCCAGATCGTTGCCCATCGCAAAATAGCCCATCCGCAGGTTGAGCTTGCCCTCCAGGAGGTTCTGCTCCCAACTCGCCTCGGTGAGCCGCGCGTAGTATCCGCCTGCCGCTTCCTGAATGGGCAGCCGGTTGCCTACATAGTCCGAGGAAATGCCAACGCCGCGCCGGTCGTTGAACGTGAGGTGCAGCGTCGCACCTTCCCATCCTGCAAGCCGGTCCATGTCGAAGTCCGCGCCCATGCGGACCTGCTGGACATAGGCGGTGCCCCGCTTGAGCCCTCCGTCCACCGCTGAAAAAGTCTCTGAAACATAGTCGCCCCGGAACGTGACGCCGGCCGTCTTGAGCTGCGTGCGCAGTCCGCCCCAGTCACCCGTGAGCGTATCGCGCGCCGCCGGCTGGGGGGCGGGCGTTTCCGCTGCCGGAAGGGTGGCGACTTGCGCGGTCTGCTGCGCTTCGCCGGTTTCCTCGGCACGGGCATCGACCGCCGCGAACGGGGCGGAAACCATAAGGCCGCAGCCGGCCAGACGCGTGAATCTATCCAAACGATGGGCCATGGCCCCCTCCTCCCCCGACGCCTCGGGAAGAGACGCAGGACCAATATGTCTTGAAGAATGGATGGGGGCGGAAGGCTGTGTTCCGCCCCCGAAAGCGTTACGGCAGCTTATAGGCGATCACATAGTCACCGCGATCGGGCGACTGCCGCGCACCGCCGGCGGTGATGACCACGTACTGCTTGCCGGTCTTCAGCGACTTGTAGCTCATCGGGCCGCCCTGGCTACCCACCGGCAGACGGGCCTTCCAGATTTCCTTGCCGGTCGCCGAATTGAAGGCGCGCAGATAGTAGTCCTGGGTGCCTGCGATGAACACGAGACCGCCCTGCGTCGCCAGCGTGCCGCCCAGCGTGGGCAGACCGATCGGTATCGGCAGGCCCATCTTGATGCCCATCGGGCCGGTATCGCGAACCGTGCCGACCGGAACCTGCCACTTGATCTTGCGGGTCTTCATGTCGATCGCCGTCAGCGTGCCGAAAGGCGGAGCCTGGCAGGGAACGCCCAGCGCGGAAAGGAAGCGATCCTTGACCACGGAATAGGGCGTGCCCTTCAGGGGAACGCTGCCCATGCCGGTATTGACCGCCTCACCCGCGGCGCCCGCCTTGCCCGCCTGCTCCTTCGTCTGCGGGAACATCTGCACCCAAAGGCCGAGACGCATGTCATTGGCAAAGATCGTGCCGGTGGTCGGGTCTGTCGAAAGTCCGCCCCAGTTCATCCCGCCGAGCGATCCGGGGAAGCTGAGCGACTTGTCCGTGCCCGGCGCGGTGTAGAGCCCTTCGTAACGCATGCCCTTGAAGGCAATGCGGCACATCAGCTGGTCGAACGGCGTTGCGCCCCACATGTCGGCTTCGGTCAGCGGACCGACGCCGATCTGCGGCATGCCGACCGACTTGGGCTGCACGAGCGAATAGGGCTCGTTCGGGATATTGGCAGCCTTCACCCTGACATTCGCGACTTCCGTCAGCGGTTTGCCGGTGGTCCGGTCAAGGACATAGAGCTGGCCTGCCTTGGTGCCGAATACCAGCGCGGGCACGGTCTTGCCGTTCTTGGCAAAGTCGATGAAGCTCGGCTGCATCGGCAGGTCGAAGTCCCAGAGATCGTTGTGAACGGTCTGGAAATGCCACTTTTCCTTGCCCGTCGTCGCGTCGAGCGCGAGCATCGAAGCGCCGTACTCGTGGTCGAGCGCGCTGCGGGTGACGCCGTAGAGATCGACCGAGGCACTGCCCACCGGCATGATCACCGCGTTCGTCGCCGGGTCATAGGACATCGCCGCCCAGACGTTGGGAGTGGAGCGGGTGTAGGTCTTTCCTGCGGCAGGCATGCCGGTGATCGCGGGGTTGCCCGGATCGAATGCCCAGCGCAGCTTGCCGGTAACGACATCGAACCCGCGCATAACGCCGCCAGGCATGTCCACCTGCACGTTGTCCGCCACGCGGCCGCCGATCACGACGGTCGTCCCCGCCAGCGTGGGCGCCGAGGTGAGCTGGTACTGCGGGTCGGGCGCGTTGCCGAGGCCAGCCTTGAGGTCTACGCGGCCGCCGTTGCCGAAGTCCGGACAGAACTTCCCGGTATCCGCATCGAGAGCGACCAGTTCGGCGTTGATGGTGTTCATCAGGATGCGGCGCTGGCACAGCGCGCCCTCGGCAACGGTGACGGCCGGGACCGGAGTTGAGCCCGGCACGTCAGGCTGCCGAAGCGGGGCCTTCGCATCGAAATAGGCCAGACCGCGGCAACGCATCCAGACAGAGGCCTTGGCGTTGATGATCGTTTTCCACTTCTCCCTGCCGGTATCGGCATCGAGCGCGATCACGTTATTATGCGGCGTGCAGACGAACACGGTATCGCCGACCTGAAGCGGCGTGTTCTGGTCTTCGGCGCCGTTGCCGTCACTCACCGCGACATCGCCGGTCCGATAGGTCCATGCGACCTTGAGATCCTTTACATTGTCGCGGTTGATCTGATCGAGCGCGACAAAACGGCTACCACCGCTGGTGTTGCCGTATGCTTCCCAGTTCTTCTGCTCATGCGCGGCATCGACGGGAACGAGTCCGCCCATGTCCCCCGAGAATGCCACGGTCGGATGCGCAACGAACATCGCGGCAAAGCCGGACGCGGAACACAGGGCCAGCACGCCCCCGATCGCCAGGGACGGTCCCCAGGCACGTTTGCCGGCAACGGCACCGCGCAGCAGCGGATAGGACAGCGCGATCACGGTCGCGCCGACGCCCATTGCCAGCAGGCGCGAGATCAGCGGCCAGAACGAAAGGCCCACTTCCCACAAGGCCCAGACTATCGTGCAGAGGAAAGTGGCGCCGAAAACGAGAGCGCCCGCCGGGCGTCGGCGAGCGATGAGGAAGCCGGATACGAGCAGCGCGAGGCCCGCGATCACGAAGTAGAAACTGCCGCCGAGGCTGGCGAGCTTTGCCCCGCCTGCGGTGAAGAAGATCCCTGCTAGCAGCACCACCGCGCCGAGCAGCCAAAGCCATGCTCTTGTCAGCAGACTACCGTCGTTCTTCGTGCCTGGCATCCGGCACCTCCTTCGTTTCCTGCAATTATACTCAAAGAAGCCAACAAGGCCACGCAAATGCATGAAACCGCTCAGGGCATGAACGGCTATGCGATCCATTTGTCAGATGCCGCGCACGGAGCAGTGGAACTCGGCGCGTCTCCTGATTACGCGACCTCTCTACCGGCGTTCGCCGACGGAAGAGATGGATCGCCCAGGACAGGGATGCCCGCGCCTATGCGCGTGCTCCGGAACGGCTGCCAATTTGAAATGTGCAGCAGGGATTACGAACCCGGAATACAGCGCAATCCTGGACCCATCATAATGGCATGGTGATATGCCCCGGCGTTATGGGCCGCGCCCTGCCCGCCTGCAGGCAACAGCCGGTCGTGCCGGCGCCCCGGTCGGCCCCGCCTTTCGGCGGCTCGCCTTGCCGCAGTGCAACAAACTCCATACGACTGGATTGCAGCTACTCCCTCCCATCACATTTCCGGGTCTGCTCGCTCTCCTTCATGAACCTAGATCGCCGTAGCATCCTGTCCGGCATCGCCGGTGGCGCATTCGCTTTCACTGTCCCTCGTGCGGCGCTCGGCGCTGACGATGTCCAGCGCGTGGACGACCTGATCGCGCGGATGACGATAGAGGAAAAGGCCGGGCAGATGACCTGCCTTGCCGACAGTTTCCGGCCCTTCAACCCGCCCAATCCGCAAGCCGGCATCCAGGACGAGAAGCGGCTGGCGCAGGAAGTGCGCAAGGGGCGGGTCGGCTGCCTCTTCAATGGCATCGGTGTTGCCGGAGCCCGCCGGGCGCAGGAGATAGCGGTAAAGGAAAGCCGCCTCGGCATCCCCCTGCTCTTCGCCGGAGACGTGATCCACGGCCTCAAGACGATCTTCCCGGTTCCCCTTGCCGAAGCGGCGAGCTTCGACCCATTGCTTGCGGAACGCACCGCCCGCGCCATGGCCATCGAGGCGACGGCAGCCGGGCTCCATCTGACGTTTGCGCCGATGGCGGACGTGGCCCGGGACCAGCGCTGGGGCCGCGTGGTGGAAGGTTCGGGCGAGGACGTGACGCTGACCGCGCTGCTTTCCGCCGCGCGGGTTCGCGGTTTCCAGGGGCGGGACTTGCGACGCGACGATTCGCTGCTTTCCTGCCCAAAGCATTTCGCAGCCTACGGTGCGGTGGCCGGCGGGCTGGAGTACGGCAGCGTCGATATCAGCGACGAAACCCTGCGCGAAACCCACCTTCCGCCCTTCAATGCCGCCTTTGCTGCCGGCGCACTGACCACGATGGCAGCCTTCAGCGAGATCAACGGCGTTCCCGCCACCGCTGATCGCGCGCTGCTCACCGATCTCCTGCGCGGCGAGATGAAGTTTCGCGGCTTCGTTTTCTCCGATTACACCGCCGACGAGGAACTGATCGCTCACGGCTACGCCGAGGACGAGCGCGATGCCGCCCGCCTCGCGGTGCTTGCCGGTGTCGACATGTCCATGCAGAGCGGGCTCTATGTCCGCTATTTGCCGGAACTGGTGAAGAGCGGAGCCGTGCCGATGGGCACGGTCGACGTCGCCGTACGGCGCATCCTTTACGTCAAGGCGGCGATGGGGCTCTTCGAGAATCCATGGCGATCGCTTGACGAAAACGCGGAACGGAGCCGGATCGGTACCAGCGCTCACCGCGCGCTGGCCCGTGAATCTGCAGCCCGTTCCATTGTATTGCTCAAGAACAGCGGCATTCTTCCGATCGATGCCCGCAAGACCGGAAAGATCGCGCTGATCGGGCCGTTCGCCGAAGATAAGGACAACGTCTATGGCCCATGGGCCTTCTACGGCGATCCGGGCCAGGGCGTGGATATCGCCAGCGGCCTGCGCGCCGCGCTGCCCGATCCCTCCGACCTGATCGTCGTTCAGGGCAGCGGCATCGAAGGGCCTGTCGCGGGCGGCATTGCCAAGGCCGTGGAAGCCGCCAGGGCCTGCGATATCGTGCTGCTGGCGATCGGCGAGTCCCAGACGATGTCCGGGGAAGCCCAGTCCCGCACCACTATCGAGATTCCTCCCGCCCAACAGGCGTTGGCCGATGCCGTGGGAGCGACAGGGAAGCCTGTCGTGGTGCTGCTCCGGCATGGCCGGGCGCTGGCCCTTCATGACAGCGTCGCGAATGCGCAGGCGATCCTTGCCACCTGGTTCCTCGGATCGGAAAGCGGCCATGCCATTGCCGATATCGTGTTCGGGAAGGCTGACCCTTCCGGCAAATTGCCGGTGAGTTTCCCTTGGGAATCCGGTCAGGAACCGTTCTTCTACGATCGCAAGTCGACCGGGCGCCCCGTTGTGGACAGCCGCACCGAATATCGCGCCCGCTACACGACAACCGACAACAGCGCGCGCTTCCCGTTCGGCCACGGCCTGAGCTACACGCAGTTTGCGCTCGATCAGTTCAAGCTCTCGGATGAGGTCATGCGCTGGAACGAAACCATCGAGATCAGCGCGCGCCTCACGAACAAGGGCGATCGCCGGGGCAGCGAAGTCGTGCAACTCTATATGCGGGACCGTGTTGCAAGCCGGACCCGTCCGATCCGCGAACTGAAGCGCATGTCCCGGGTTTCGCTCGAACCGGGGGAATCCCGGACCGTCCGCTTCACGCTGTCGCGCAAGGACCTTGAATTCGTGGGCGCCGGAAACCGCAGGATTGCGGAACCCGGCCTGTTCGACCTGTGGATCGGCCAGTCTTCGACGGACGGCCTCCACGGGCAGGTCACGCTCTATGCCGACGTGCCTTCCAAAACATGACCTTGCGGGCTCAGGCGCTCTCAAACATCTACAAGGCATGAGCGCCCCCGTTGCCGTCTACGACTAGCTAACGCCGGCGGGTCCCGTTCATGCCAAATTCACCATGGAATTCATCCGGATAGGGAAAACTCCACATCCCCGCTGGACGCCGCCGCGCTTGTCCCAGTAAGCATACTTGCCCGGGGGCCAGAAAGCCGGGGCTCGCAGGGCGCAGGCAGATGATCGGTTCGCAACGATGAAGGCGAATGAGGAAACCCCGGGACCGGGCGGTGAGCGCCGCTTCCGGGCCTTCCTCAGCTATAGTCACGCGGACGAGCATTTCGCACGCAAGCTTCATCAATGGCTGGAATCCTATCGTATTCCGCCAAGGTTGGTCGGCTCGGCAACACCGATGGGCCATGTGCCGCCGCGCCTCTCGCCCATCTTCCGGGATCGCGCGGAACTCCCGGCGGCATCCAGCCTTGACGAGGAAGTGCGCCAGGCGCTCTCCCAGTCCGACGCGCTGCTCGTGCTGTGCTCTCCGGCAGCGAGGGCTTCGCGCTGGGTCGATGCGGAAATCGCGCTCTTTCGCAGTCTCCACCCCGATCGGCCGATCATCGCGGCTCTGGTCCTGGGCGATCCGGCAGTCAGTTTTCCCTCCGCGCTTCTCGAACCCGATGCGGAAGGCGTGGTGCGGGAGCCGATTGCAGCCGATTTCCGGCCCGACCACGATGGTGCCCGCCTTGCCCGCCTGAAGATCGTCGCCGGCCTGACCGGCGTGGCGCTCGACCAGATTATCCAGCGCGATGCCCAGAGACAATTGCGCCGTGTGATCGCCATCACGCTGCTTACGGTTCTGCTTACCCTATCGATGGCCCTCATGCTGATCTTCGCGTTGCGCGCGCGGATTGAAGCCGAGCATCAACGTCAGCAGGCCGAGGGATTGATAGAATTCATGTTGACCGACCTCAGGCAGAGGCTGGAAGGCGTCGGCCGGCTGGACGTGCTCCAGTCCGTTAACAAACGCGCACTAGACTATTACGCCGACCAGTCCGACCTCAAGACCCTGCCGGCCGACTCGCTCGAACGCCGCGCCCGAATTCTGCACGCCATGGGAGAGGACGACCACAAGCGTGGTGACGTAGCCGGAGCGCTGGCGAAGTTCAGCGAAGCGCACCGTGTGACCGGCGCCCTGCTGGCGGCAAGCCCGCAGGATCCGCCACGGCTCTTCGCCCATGCCCAGAGCGAGTTCTGGTTGGGCTATGTCGATTTCATCGACTACCGGTATGAAAAGGCCCTGCCGCGTTTCATCGCCTATCGCGGACTTGCCGAGCAATTGGTCAGGCTTGTCCCGGGCGATCAGTCCTACTGGCGCGAACTGGCCTATGCCCAGGGCAACATCTGCACGATCGCGGTCACGCGGCGCGGCCCGGAAAAGCAGCTCGCGGAATGCAGCGATGCGCTGGCCACGATGGAGCGCGTGGGCAAGATGGTCCCCGGCGATCTCAGCGTCAAGGCGGACATCGCCAACCGCCATGCCTGGATGGCGGATGCCCTGCGCGTGCAGGGCAGGAACGTCGACGCGCTGCATGAACGCGCGCAGCAGGCGGCGATCGTGCAGCGCCTGCTCAAGGACGATCCGAAGAACGTCAGCTACCTCCAGGACTGGATGCTGGCGCGATATTCGATGTCGCAATTGCTCAATTCGCTGGGCGAGCGGCACAGAGCCGAGAAAATGCGAGAGGATGCTCGTCGCGATGTCGAGCGATTGATCGAATCGGATCCCGAGAACAACGATTGGCGCTTGTGGAAGGCCAAGCTGACCAAACCCCTCGATAAATAGGAACCCATCATGTCGACCCTGAACTACATGCAATACGGTCTGGCGAACCAGCTCGACCTCGAACTGACGGGCGAAGAGCCGATCGTCTTCAACGTCATCCTCAAGGCCGAAGAAGGACGCATCGTCCTGGAATATGACCAGCCCGCCGCACCGGGCCAAGACTATATCGCGATCACCTGCGACAGCGTCGTCGACATCACGCTGGTCGGGGACCAGCTCTGGTTTTCCAAGGAATTCGACGCCATCACCACCAAGGAACCCCTCTCGTCCTTCTATGGCGGGCTTGAGTACAGCGCCTATGACGAGAAGCTCGACCGGTACAAGGCGGTCCGCTTCAACGCGCGCTTCAATCAAGGTGGAAAGTACGGCACGCGCCACCGCTTCAACATCAACGTGGACCTGCTGCAGGACGTAAATGCCTGCGAACCGCGCTGGATCGGACTGACCATCGATCCCGACATCAAGAACCCGCCTCCGCAGGTCTGAATAGCGGATGATCGATTCGTGATCCTTTCGGTACTGGCCCAGATCCGGCAGACGGCACGCGCGGGGGATATCCTCCGCGCGTGGCGCATGTTCGAAAGTGCGGGGCTACTGGCCTCGCAGGCGCCGGATGCTCTCAGCCTCAAGGGCCGGCTGCTCAAGGACCGCGGCCTGCGCAGCTTGGGCGACGAGCGTAGGCAGCTTCTGGACCAGGCGCAGGCCGCCTACATGCAGGCGGCGGGCGAGCGGCGGGCCACCTATCCGCTCATCAACGCGGCGACCATCGCCTTGCTCAACGGCAAGACGCAGGAGGCATCTCTCGTCGCAACAAGAGTGCTGGAACTGCTGGAAAGCGGCGACCATGAACCGGAAACGCGCTACTGGATCGGCGCGACGGCTGCCGAGGGCCACTTGCTGCTTGGCAATACAGAGGCAAGCCGCACCGCGCTCGAACTGGCAATCGCGGCGGCGCCCGAGGCATGGGAAGATCACGCGGTCACGCTGCGTCAGTTCCGGCAGATACTCGAAAGGATCGGGGCGCCTAGCGATCTCTTCGATCATCTCCGCCCGCCGCCGAGCCTCTATTTCAGCGGCATCATCGGCCTGCCGGGAGATGAAAACGAAATCCGCGAGAAAGTCGGCGTCCTGCTCGACGATATCCGACCGGGCGCGGTTTTCGGCGCGCTTGCGGCAGGATCAGATATTGTCATCGCCGAAATGGCACAGGCAAGGGGCGCTCGGCTCAACATCGTGCTGCCGCTCTCCCTGCCCGCTTTTCGCCATATCTCCGTCTCCCAGTACGGCGGCGATTGGGCCGAGCGGTTCGACCGGCTCATCGAGGCTGCCGACCTGGTGGAAACGCTTGACCGGACGAACTGCCTCTCTGCTCCCGCGATCCTGAACGGATCACGCGTCGCGATGGGGCTGGCGCTGCGACGATCGAGAATGCTCGCAACGCGGGCCATCGCACTCCATGTCGGCCGGGAAACGGACAGGATCGCACAAGCCGAAGCGGAATGGCGGGCCCAGGGGCTGGAAATCCATGACCTCACCCTGGACTACTCCGTCCCGGCGAGCGGAGCCGGGTTCGGCAGAGCAGTCGATCGCACCGTCCTTGCCTCGACACGTCCGTTACCGCCTTGTTCCGACCCGTCGGTAGGGGCACCGGAACTGACGGAGGAAGGGTTCTCGATCCTTCGGTTCGGCGATCCCGTCATGGCCATGGATCACGCGGCCGCTATATTGCACATGGCTCCCGAGAGCCGGCTTGGGTTCGATTGCCGCCCCTGCGCGCCGGAATCCGGTGTGGAGGAAGATGCCGAACTTGCCATAGTGCTCGCACGGGCGGCGCCCGCGGGAAGCATTTGCGCGCCTTGGCCGCAGATCGCCGTCATAGACCTGCTCGCCCCCGATTACCGTTTCGAGGCTGCCGGAGACATCGTCACCCCATTGGGCGATTTTGCGATAGGCCTGTTCAGGCTGCTTTCGTCGGCCTGAACAGGCGGCCGCGTTCAGCAGACCAGTTCATGGAGCATGCGGGGGGCGTGGATCACCAGTTGGCCTTCATCACGGCTGATGATGCCCCGCCGGATCAGCGCCGCGATCGCGCGCGATGCCGTCTCGCGAGTGGTATTGGCGCTTAGTGCCAGCGTAGTCACGCGTGGCGGAGGCGCGATCCGTTCCCTGCCATCCGCAAGGGCCAGCAATTCGGCATAGACGCGCCCGGCCGCGCTGTATGTCGTGCGGGCAACCATCCGGTCCAGCGCCCGATCGAGTTGCCTTGCCAATAATCGAGCCATTCCGGCGCCAATTTCCGCATCTGCGGCCACAAGTTCGGCGATCTTTGTGGCTTCTGCGCGCAATAGGGTCGATTCTGCGAGAGTGCCGATTTCCGCGCGATGTACGGTCGGAGCCGGATAGGCGCCGAAAAATTCGCCCGGGCCATGCTGGGCGAGTTGCTGACGCTGCCCTTCAAGGCCAAATGTCTCGATCCGAACCGCCCCATCGATCACCAGCCAGCAGTACTGCGAAGGCTCCCCCTGATGCGCGATGATCTCCTTGGCGCCGAGCAACTGCGGAATCAGGACGCGCGAAAGCGACTCGGCCGATGACCGGCCGCATCGAAAAATCGCCCCGATTGCCTCGATTTGCTCTTCAATATCCAACAGTTGCTGCCCCAGGCCGGAACGGCCTCATCCGTCCCACTATCATGGACCTGACCGATTTTAACAGCACCTGAGGAACAGCAAACCAATTCTGATTCGCTGCATGTGCGTGATCCGTGTCACGCGGAATATGGATTCAATCCGTTAGAAAAGCCTTGCGACCCGAAGGCGGCTCCTAACCGAGCAGCCCCATTTCCTGGCCCGAAGGCTTCACGCCTTCGGGCCATTTTTTTGTACTTTCGGGGCAGGAGCTGAACTCTCTGCGGCATTTCCGTGACGATGCTGCCGAACTGCAAAATTCCACGCAAGGGCGATCGCGGTCAATTCGACGCCATTTAATGCACCGTTTCGAATCGAAACGCTTTCCATGAATTCATCGGGCCATTCAACAGCTGCCACCCTAAACCCGAAAAGGGAAGTTCAAGAGCGGTTCGAACAGTCCTTCTGCAATACTTCGATGCGGCATCATGTCGGGGTGGCAGCCGAAATGTTGCTCCTCGTAATAATTCATTTCCCATAGCGACTTGCCGATCCGACCCGATTGACAGCTTGCAGCAGCGACCACACTGGCCCGTGCAAATGCGATGCATTCGCATTACTCATCAGGGGGATCAGTCTTGTCGAACACGTCCTATCGCCGCGCGCGCATCCTTTCCGGAGCCAGCCTGACCGCGCTCGCCTGCACCGCTCTTACCTGCCTTGCAGGTCAAGGCGCCCATGCTGCGGAAGCCGAGGAAAACACCGGCCCGGCGATCGTCGTCACGGCGGCAGGCTATGAGCAGGACATTACCGTAGCCCCGGCCAGCGTCACTGTGCTGGACCGCGAGGAACTTCAGGAAAAGCGCTTCGGAAGCCTGGCGGAGGCATTGCAGGATGTGCAGGGCGTCGATGTCGGTGGTGAGGCCGGCAAGACCGGGGGCCTCAACATCTCGATCCGCGGGATGCCCAGCGACTATACGCTGATCCTGATCGACGGCCGCCGCCAGAACGCCCCGGGCAACGTCACGCCCAACGGCTTCGGCGAATCCTCAACCAGCTTCATGCCACCCTTCTCCGCGATCGATCGGATCGAAGTGGTGCGCGGACCCATGTCCACGCTC
The DNA window shown above is from Novosphingobium sp. RL4 and carries:
- a CDS encoding glucose/quinate/shikimate family membrane-bound PQQ-dependent dehydrogenase, giving the protein MPGTKNDGSLLTRAWLWLLGAVVLLAGIFFTAGGAKLASLGGSFYFVIAGLALLVSGFLIARRRPAGALVFGATFLCTIVWALWEVGLSFWPLISRLLAMGVGATVIALSYPLLRGAVAGKRAWGPSLAIGGVLALCSASGFAAMFVAHPTVAFSGDMGGLVPVDAAHEQKNWEAYGNTSGGSRFVALDQINRDNVKDLKVAWTYRTGDVAVSDGNGAEDQNTPLQVGDTVFVCTPHNNVIALDADTGREKWKTIINAKASVWMRCRGLAYFDAKAPLRQPDVPGSTPVPAVTVAEGALCQRRILMNTINAELVALDADTGKFCPDFGNGGRVDLKAGLGNAPDPQYQLTSAPTLAGTTVVIGGRVADNVQVDMPGGVMRGFDVVTGKLRWAFDPGNPAITGMPAAGKTYTRSTPNVWAAMSYDPATNAVIMPVGSASVDLYGVTRSALDHEYGASMLALDATTGKEKWHFQTVHNDLWDFDLPMQPSFIDFAKNGKTVPALVFGTKAGQLYVLDRTTGKPLTEVANVRVKAANIPNEPYSLVQPKSVGMPQIGVGPLTEADMWGATPFDQLMCRIAFKGMRYEGLYTAPGTDKSLSFPGSLGGMNWGGLSTDPTTGTIFANDMRLGLWVQMFPQTKEQAGKAGAAGEAVNTGMGSVPLKGTPYSVVKDRFLSALGVPCQAPPFGTLTAIDMKTRKIKWQVPVGTVRDTGPMGIKMGLPIPIGLPTLGGTLATQGGLVFIAGTQDYYLRAFNSATGKEIWKARLPVGSQGGPMSYKSLKTGKQYVVITAGGARQSPDRGDYVIAYKLP
- a CDS encoding glycoside hydrolase family 3 N-terminal domain-containing protein codes for the protein MNLDRRSILSGIAGGAFAFTVPRAALGADDVQRVDDLIARMTIEEKAGQMTCLADSFRPFNPPNPQAGIQDEKRLAQEVRKGRVGCLFNGIGVAGARRAQEIAVKESRLGIPLLFAGDVIHGLKTIFPVPLAEAASFDPLLAERTARAMAIEATAAGLHLTFAPMADVARDQRWGRVVEGSGEDVTLTALLSAARVRGFQGRDLRRDDSLLSCPKHFAAYGAVAGGLEYGSVDISDETLRETHLPPFNAAFAAGALTTMAAFSEINGVPATADRALLTDLLRGEMKFRGFVFSDYTADEELIAHGYAEDERDAARLAVLAGVDMSMQSGLYVRYLPELVKSGAVPMGTVDVAVRRILYVKAAMGLFENPWRSLDENAERSRIGTSAHRALARESAARSIVLLKNSGILPIDARKTGKIALIGPFAEDKDNVYGPWAFYGDPGQGVDIASGLRAALPDPSDLIVVQGSGIEGPVAGGIAKAVEAARACDIVLLAIGESQTMSGEAQSRTTIEIPPAQQALADAVGATGKPVVVLLRHGRALALHDSVANAQAILATWFLGSESGHAIADIVFGKADPSGKLPVSFPWESGQEPFFYDRKSTGRPVVDSRTEYRARYTTTDNSARFPFGHGLSYTQFALDQFKLSDEVMRWNETIEISARLTNKGDRRGSEVVQLYMRDRVASRTRPIRELKRMSRVSLEPGESRTVRFTLSRKDLEFVGAGNRRIAEPGLFDLWIGQSSTDGLHGQVTLYADVPSKT
- a CDS encoding toll/interleukin-1 receptor domain-containing protein, translated to MKANEETPGPGGERRFRAFLSYSHADEHFARKLHQWLESYRIPPRLVGSATPMGHVPPRLSPIFRDRAELPAASSLDEEVRQALSQSDALLVLCSPAARASRWVDAEIALFRSLHPDRPIIAALVLGDPAVSFPSALLEPDAEGVVREPIAADFRPDHDGARLARLKIVAGLTGVALDQIIQRDAQRQLRRVIAITLLTVLLTLSMALMLIFALRARIEAEHQRQQAEGLIEFMLTDLRQRLEGVGRLDVLQSVNKRALDYYADQSDLKTLPADSLERRARILHAMGEDDHKRGDVAGALAKFSEAHRVTGALLAASPQDPPRLFAHAQSEFWLGYVDFIDYRYEKALPRFIAYRGLAEQLVRLVPGDQSYWRELAYAQGNICTIAVTRRGPEKQLAECSDALATMERVGKMVPGDLSVKADIANRHAWMADALRVQGRNVDALHERAQQAAIVQRLLKDDPKNVSYLQDWMLARYSMSQLLNSLGERHRAEKMREDARRDVERLIESDPENNDWRLWKAKLTKPLDK
- a CDS encoding nucleotide synthetase, yielding MSTLNYMQYGLANQLDLELTGEEPIVFNVILKAEEGRIVLEYDQPAAPGQDYIAITCDSVVDITLVGDQLWFSKEFDAITTKEPLSSFYGGLEYSAYDEKLDRYKAVRFNARFNQGGKYGTRHRFNINVDLLQDVNACEPRWIGLTIDPDIKNPPPQV
- a CDS encoding TRAFs-binding domain-containing protein, which codes for MILSVLAQIRQTARAGDILRAWRMFESAGLLASQAPDALSLKGRLLKDRGLRSLGDERRQLLDQAQAAYMQAAGERRATYPLINAATIALLNGKTQEASLVATRVLELLESGDHEPETRYWIGATAAEGHLLLGNTEASRTALELAIAAAPEAWEDHAVTLRQFRQILERIGAPSDLFDHLRPPPSLYFSGIIGLPGDENEIREKVGVLLDDIRPGAVFGALAAGSDIVIAEMAQARGARLNIVLPLSLPAFRHISVSQYGGDWAERFDRLIEAADLVETLDRTNCLSAPAILNGSRVAMGLALRRSRMLATRAIALHVGRETDRIAQAEAEWRAQGLEIHDLTLDYSVPASGAGFGRAVDRTVLASTRPLPPCSDPSVGAPELTEEGFSILRFGDPVMAMDHAAAILHMAPESRLGFDCRPCAPESGVEEDAELAIVLARAAPAGSICAPWPQIAVIDLLAPDYRFEAAGDIVTPLGDFAIGLFRLLSSA
- a CDS encoding Crp/Fnr family transcriptional regulator; its protein translation is MLGAKEIIAHQGEPSQYCWLVIDGAVRIETFGLEGQRQQLAQHGPGEFFGAYPAPTVHRAEIGTLAESTLLRAEATKIAELVAADAEIGAGMARLLARQLDRALDRMVARTTYSAAGRVYAELLALADGRERIAPPPRVTTLALSANTTRETASRAIAALIRRGIISRDEGQLVIHAPRMLHELVC